ACAGGACTTCTGGTGATAACCGAGTATCTTTATCAGATGTGGGGTAAACAGGCTGAGATGTTTCCTGGTCAAAAGTACGCATACCTATCCATTTTCCTAGGGTTCCAGTCATTCAGTCCTGGTTTTTGGGGCCGAGAATATGGATTGAGGGGAAAAGTTCTGGTCATTGTTGCATGTTCTCTTCAGTATAATGTATTCCGCTGGCTGGAGAAGACGCCGATTGCCCTTATAAATAGGGGAAAATGGGAAGAGCCTTGTCAGCTGTTTATCTCAACAGAGGATCCTATAGGTAGAGTATTTGTTTCCGATGatgaaaataaaccacaaaatatTTCTATTTTACCATCCGAAAAAGGAAAGAGCATCACAAGGAAGAACTCTTTACCAAATATAGGCTCTAGTACTTCTTCTCAGGGATTAAGTTCTTTAACCTCTGAAGCTGGAGCCTCATCAGACACTAGGAAGAACAGGCGATTTAGATTCATGTGGGGTAGTTTTAATGAAAGCCACAAGTGgaacaaaaaacgaatttttgctTTGAGAAGTGAGAGATTTGAAATGCAGATTACAACCATGAAAGTTTATTTGAAGTTTTGGATGGAGAATATGTTCAATCTTTTTGGCCTTGAAGTGAACATGATCACCTTACTTCTTGCGAGCTTTGCGGTTTTGAATGCGGTCTCTATGCTTTATATTGCATCCCTTGCTGCTTGTATACTTCTTGAACGCCGCGTAATTCGAAAATTCTGGTCTGTATTTGTATTCTGTTTTGCTTCTGTTCTAACTGTAGAGTACTTGGTCATATGGACGAAGCAGACACCTTGGATACAACAATTCCCTggtgaagaaaaaataaattgcCACGAGTGTTGGAGACTGACGAATCAGTATTTCGACTATTGCAGAAATTGTTGGCTTGGTAATTATATTAACTAACTCAATGGTTCTTTTCTTGCATATGTGGCTTAATTATGGGATACAGGACTAGGTTGAACTTGATTCTGCCCTAATTAATTACTGGTTTTACCAATACCTAATTTAATTTTCCCCTATTAaacaaaaatataattttttgGCGATAATCTCAAATTATGTTTTGGCTATAATCTCAAATCTCAATTTGTCATGTTTTATTTTGTAGGAATTATTATTGATGATTACCGAATGCTTGTCAGCTATTATGTGGTTTTCATGCTAGCTTGCCTCAAACTTCGTGCCGATCATCTGGTCAGTTTATCTGGGTCTCACACATACTGTCAAATGATGTCTCAGCGAAAAAATGCATCAGTTTGGAGGGATCTATCATTTGAAACTAAGGGCATGTGGACTTTTATCGACTACCTGAGACTTTACTGTTACTGTCATTTACTGGATATTGTTCTCGCGTTGATTCTTATTACTGGAACACTCGAGTATGATATTTTGCACCTTGGTTACCTCGGCTTCGCTCTGGTTTTCTTCCGGTTGAGGCTTGAAattttgaaaaagaagaacagCATATTCAAGTTTTTGCGCATCTATAACTTTTCCCTCATTATTCTCACTCTCATCTATCAATCTCCTTTCTTAGGAGGTTTCAATGAAGGGAAGTGTGGAACGATGGACTACATATATGAAATGGTTGGGTTTTATAAATATGACTATGGGTTCCGGATTACTTCGAGATCTGCACTTGTAGAGATTGTCATATTTATGCTAGTTGGACTTCAATCTTACATGTTTGCCTCCAAAGAATTTGATCATGTGTGCAGATATCTTGAGGCAGAGCAAATTGGTGCCATTGTGCGGGAACAAGAGAAGAAAGCTGCATGGAAGACCGAACAATTGCAGCATATTCGTGAATCGGAAGAGCAAAAACGTCAGCGTAACTCGCAAGTGGAGAAGATGAAATCAGAGATGCTAAACCTACAACTTCAGCTTCACAACATGAACACAACTACAAACCATGGAAGCCCTACTCTTGAAGTTGAAGGtgtcagaagaagaaaaaattctccTATTCCAAATGTTGATACGTATACCAATATGTCAGATAAAGAGGGTGATAGTGTTGTCAGGATTTTGAACTCAAAAACTAATGCAGAAGTAGATCCTCTACTTCCATTAGAATTACACGGATCTCCTAAAATAAATCAATCTCCAGTTGATTCTCCTATTCACGAGATTCTTGAAATGCCTGAGATTGTGGAACTTAATGAGAAACCTGCCAAAAACTCATTTTCTGATTTGGCCAGGAAAGAGAAAGAAAGTAGGCAATCCAAGGAACACCCATTAATATCTGCAGTGCAGCTTATTGGTGATGGTGTATCTCAGGTACAAACTCTTGGAAATCAGGCAGTTTCCAATCTTGTGACCTTCTTAAACATATCCCCTGAAGAGTCGGATATGAATGAGCAATCCTCTCCAGATGATGACGAGAGTCAAAAAACAAGATTTGCTCATCTTGACCGAGCTGTTTCTCTGCATTCTGATGATGGTGACAGAACCATGTCGGAAGCTGTAAGCCGTCAAATTGGAAGGATATTCTGTTACGTATGGGCCAAGATGCGCTCCAATAATGATGCTGTATGTTACGGCTGCTTCATTCTTGTGTTCCTATGGAACTTCAGTTTACTTTCAATGGTGTACCTTGCAGCTCTGTTCTTATACGCACTCTGTGTTCATACTGGGCCAAGCTACATGTTCTGGGTTATTATGCTGATCTACACAGAAATATACATTCTGCTCCAATACCTGTATCAAATTATCATCCAACACTGTGGGGTGAGGATCACCTGGAGCCTACTGCCAGGTTTAGGGTTTCCTCCCGCTCCAATCACAGCTTCTTTTGTTATCAGCACATTGCCTCTCTTTCTAGTATATCTATTTACTCTTTTGCAGAGCTCCATAACTGCAAAAGATGGTGAATTGGTTTCTCTTACCGAATATACGATTTTCAAGAGAAGAATGTTCCATGCAGAAGAGGTACTCGTCAATTACAGTTTGAAGGAGAGGGCGCAGAGAATGATTTCAGTGGTAACAAGTTTCTTGAAGATGGTTACTACAAGCATTTGTAGGTACTGGAAATCACTGACCCAGGGAGCAGAATCTCCACCGTACTTCGTACAGCTCACAATGGATGTTAATATGTGGCCAGAGGATGGGATTCAACCAGAGAGAATAGAATCTCGAATAAATAAGTTACTTTCAATCGTTCATGGCGAGAGGTGCAAGGAAGACAATCCTAATATGTGTCACTCTGCTAGTCGAGTTCGCATCCAGAGTATCGAAAAGAGTCAAGAGAGCCCAAAATTAGCCTTAGCTGTCTTTGAGGTAGTATATGCTTCAAGTTCGGAACAGTGCATGCCAACGGAACGGTATATGTCACTGACTCCAGCTGCTGATGTAGCGAAGGAGATTGCAAAAGCACAACAGTCGGGGCTTGTTGAAGAGATGGGATTCCCTTATCCCATAAATTCAGTGGTTGGAGGAGGCAAAAGAGAAGTTGATCTCTACGCTTATGTATTTGGTACAGATTTAGCTGTGTTCTTTCTGGTTATGATGTTTTACCAGTCCGTGATAAAAAATAACAGCGAATTTCTCGACGTTTATCAGCTTGAAGATCAATTCCCTAAGGAGTTTGTGTTTATCTTGATGGTGAGCTTTTAATTGCATCGTGGTAGTTGATATATTGATCATTATTACATAGTGCGCATGGCGTTAAACTTAATTTCTCTGCTATAGATGACCTAGTTATTGGGTTTCAAAAATTCTTCACTCTTCTGAGTGAACATAAGAGAACATTCATTATTATTAGCTAAAAGTCGTAAGAGTACATAATAGTATATTGCATCTCTAGCCAAGCTCTGAAACCGTATTTTATTGTCATTTGTGCAGGTAATCTTTTTCTTGATTGTGCTTGATCGGATTATATACCTGTGTTCATTCCCTACAGGAAAAGTTGTATACTATATCTGTAGTATTATCCTCTTTACGTACTCGGTTACTGTATATGCTTGGAACATGGATCCTTTACACCGACGAGCAGGAGGACTAGCACTTCGTGCTATCTATCTTATGAAGGCAGCTTCCCTGGTCCTGCAGGCCATCCAAATACGATATGGAATTCCTCATCAAAGTACTCTATATCAGCAGTTTTTGACGAGTGATGTTTCACGGCTAAACTATTTAGGGTTTCGCGTGTATCGTGTTGTTCCATTCCTTTATGAGTTGCGATGCGTTCTTGATTGGTCTTGCACTACCACATCTCTAACCATGTATGACTGGCTTAAGGTAAGTTGTTTCCGGTTTTTGCAGCTTTTCAGTAAGTTACCTTTTAAAACT
This genomic interval from Papaver somniferum cultivar HN1 unplaced genomic scaffold, ASM357369v1 unplaced-scaffold_154, whole genome shotgun sequence contains the following:
- the LOC113336754 gene encoding piezo-type mechanosensitive ion channel homolog isoform X1 → MDNCLGGFVLPLLLLSASLLNWSLISLVDLLTFLVIQFAYKKIGFRFRRHTLFSWCIIIFSLLTLLSHAIFHIVCLILGEKWNAANSWWAQLIGFVSVQAWRTPPIYCFLVVQLLVAVAALVDAYLSRFDLPVRTSSWQRFSSSIDNLGSHIRVACCLVLPAVQLVVGISHPSWISLPFFICSCVGLVDWSLTSNFLGLFWWWRPLLVYAGFNIVLLYVYQLPFEWPKMLEFVAHLVGLYKVSANTDWPQITSALSLVFFYFMLSGVKSDLEEMNFIMSMRQSSFSEPLLPSRHTFFIRESRTGVRHTNVLLSGAVFRTFSINFFTYGFPVLLVALSFWSFNFTSICAFGLLAYIGYILYAFPSLFHLHRLNGLLLVFILLWAASTYVFNVAFTYLNKLGKDMEIWETVGFWHYPIPGFFLLAQFCLGFLVSMGNLVNNSVFLYLSDEERTPTLDDTVEEKEETKVLIVATVAWGLRKCSRAISLALILLLALKPGFIHAVYMVFFLMFLLRHTVSRKIRKSLILLCEIHFALLYILRLNIISNALERKGSLAKEILTQLGLLDVVTYWDYFQIAILLFFCAVHNHGSDLLFSFSSIVHYTPCPPVGFSILKAGLNRSVLLSVYASAAARQSQVNSSDERRIATYLTAIGQKFLSMYRSLGTYIAFLTILITVYLVTPNFISFGYFFFLLFWIIGRQLVEKTKRRLWYPLKLYAIVVLVFVYILSIFPRFQTWLSEWIDLYQDLGFNPKASLMKNVWESLAVVIVMQLYSYERRQSRYLAEDHGPLESGVLGFARRLLIWHCDKILYAAIFYASLSPISFFGFLYLLGLLICSLLPKASRVPSKLFLLYTGLLVITEYLYQMWGKQAEMFPGQKYAYLSIFLGFQSFSPGFWGREYGLRGKVLVIVACSLQYNVFRWLEKTPIALINRGKWEEPCQLFISTEDPIGRVFVSDDENKPQNISILPSEKGKSITRKNSLPNIGSSTSSQGLSSLTSEAGASSDTRKNRRFRFMWGSFNESHKWNKKRIFALRSERFEMQITTMKVYLKFWMENMFNLFGLEVNMITLLLASFAVLNAVSMLYIASLAACILLERRVIRKFWSVFVFCFASVLTVEYLVIWTKQTPWIQQFPGEEKINCHECWRLTNQYFDYCRNCWLGIIIDDYRMLVSYYVVFMLACLKLRADHLVSLSGSHTYCQMMSQRKNASVWRDLSFETKGMWTFIDYLRLYCYCHLLDIVLALILITGTLEYDILHLGYLGFALVFFRLRLEILKKKNSIFKFLRIYNFSLIILTLIYQSPFLGGFNEGKCGTMDYIYEMVGFYKYDYGFRITSRSALVEIVIFMLVGLQSYMFASKEFDHVCRYLEAEQIGAIVREQEKKAAWKTEQLQHIRESEEQKRQRNSQVEKMKSEMLNLQLQLHNMNTTTNHGSPTLEVEGVRRRKNSPIPNVDTYTNMSDKEGDSVVRILNSKTNAEVDPLLPLELHGSPKINQSPVDSPIHEILEMPEIVELNEKPAKNSFSDLARKEKESRQSKEHPLISAVQLIGDGVSQVQTLGNQAVSNLVTFLNISPEESDMNEQSSPDDDESQKTRFAHLDRAVSLHSDDGDRTMSEAVSRQIGRIFCYVWAKMRSNNDAVCYGCFILVFLWNFSLLSMVYLAALFLYALCVHTGPSYMFWVIMLIYTEIYILLQYLYQIIIQHCGVRITWSLLPGLGFPPAPITASFVISTLPLFLVYLFTLLQSSITAKDGELVSLTEYTIFKRRMFHAEEVLVNYSLKERAQRMISVVTSFLKMVTTSICRYWKSLTQGAESPPYFVQLTMDVNMWPEDGIQPERIESRINKLLSIVHGERCKEDNPNMCHSASRVRIQSIEKSQESPKLALAVFEVVYASSSEQCMPTERYMSLTPAADVAKEIAKAQQSGLVEEMGFPYPINSVVGGGKREVDLYAYVFGTDLAVFFLVMMFYQSVIKNNSEFLDVYQLEDQFPKEFVFILMVIFFLIVLDRIIYLCSFPTGKVVYYICSIILFTYSVTVYAWNMDPLHRRAGGLALRAIYLMKAASLVLQAIQIRYGIPHQSTLYQQFLTSDVSRLNYLGFRVYRVVPFLYELRCVLDWSCTTTSLTMYDWLKLEDIYSSLYLVKCDAKLNRANHQQGQKQTKMTKFCGGICLFFVLICVIWAPMLMYSSGNPTNIANPIKEAAVQIDIKTAGGRLTVYQTTLCEKFPWETLDASVVINLDPLAYLASYNVKDIQLICCQSDASSMWLLPPTVQSRFSQSLVLDMNIVFSWVFTRERPKGKEVVKYDSLPKLPPSPAAVQKVLNGTTNSFNMSLVYPRFFRLTGSGDVRVLEQVDPSSYVNGTAVLNNGSVPWWSFHDTDARDKRSCGGLTGAMAIIVSEETPQGILGETLSKFSIWSLYITFVLAVGRFIRLQCSDLRMRIPYENLPSCDRLIAICEDIYAARAEGELEVEEVLYWTLVKIYRSPHMLLEYTKLE
- the LOC113336754 gene encoding piezo-type mechanosensitive ion channel homolog isoform X2, yielding MLEFVAHLVGLYKVSANTDWPQITSALSLVFFYFMLSGVKSDLEEMNFIMSMRQSSFSEPLLPSRHTFFIRESRTGVRHTNVLLSGAVFRTFSINFFTYGFPVLLVALSFWSFNFTSICAFGLLAYIGYILYAFPSLFHLHRLNGLLLVFILLWAASTYVFNVAFTYLNKLGKDMEIWETVGFWHYPIPGFFLLAQFCLGFLVSMGNLVNNSVFLYLSDEERTPTLDDTVEEKEETKVLIVATVAWGLRKCSRAISLALILLLALKPGFIHAVYMVFFLMFLLRHTVSRKIRKSLILLCEIHFALLYILRLNIISNALERKGSLAKEILTQLGLLDVVTYWDYFQIAILLFFCAVHNHGSDLLFSFSSIVHYTPCPPVGFSILKAGLNRSVLLSVYASAAARQSQVNSSDERRIATYLTAIGQKFLSMYRSLGTYIAFLTILITVYLVTPNFISFGYFFFLLFWIIGRQLVEKTKRRLWYPLKLYAIVVLVFVYILSIFPRFQTWLSEWIDLYQDLGFNPKASLMKNVWESLAVVIVMQLYSYERRQSRYLAEDHGPLESGVLGFARRLLIWHCDKILYAAIFYASLSPISFFGFLYLLGLLICSLLPKASRVPSKLFLLYTGLLVITEYLYQMWGKQAEMFPGQKYAYLSIFLGFQSFSPGFWGREYGLRGKVLVIVACSLQYNVFRWLEKTPIALINRGKWEEPCQLFISTEDPIGRVFVSDDENKPQNISILPSEKGKSITRKNSLPNIGSSTSSQGLSSLTSEAGASSDTRKNRRFRFMWGSFNESHKWNKKRIFALRSERFEMQITTMKVYLKFWMENMFNLFGLEVNMITLLLASFAVLNAVSMLYIASLAACILLERRVIRKFWSVFVFCFASVLTVEYLVIWTKQTPWIQQFPGEEKINCHECWRLTNQYFDYCRNCWLGIIIDDYRMLVSYYVVFMLACLKLRADHLVSLSGSHTYCQMMSQRKNASVWRDLSFETKGMWTFIDYLRLYCYCHLLDIVLALILITGTLEYDILHLGYLGFALVFFRLRLEILKKKNSIFKFLRIYNFSLIILTLIYQSPFLGGFNEGKCGTMDYIYEMVGFYKYDYGFRITSRSALVEIVIFMLVGLQSYMFASKEFDHVCRYLEAEQIGAIVREQEKKAAWKTEQLQHIRESEEQKRQRNSQVEKMKSEMLNLQLQLHNMNTTTNHGSPTLEVEGVRRRKNSPIPNVDTYTNMSDKEGDSVVRILNSKTNAEVDPLLPLELHGSPKINQSPVDSPIHEILEMPEIVELNEKPAKNSFSDLARKEKESRQSKEHPLISAVQLIGDGVSQVQTLGNQAVSNLVTFLNISPEESDMNEQSSPDDDESQKTRFAHLDRAVSLHSDDGDRTMSEAVSRQIGRIFCYVWAKMRSNNDAVCYGCFILVFLWNFSLLSMVYLAALFLYALCVHTGPSYMFWVIMLIYTEIYILLQYLYQIIIQHCGVRITWSLLPGLGFPPAPITASFVISTLPLFLVYLFTLLQSSITAKDGELVSLTEYTIFKRRMFHAEEVLVNYSLKERAQRMISVVTSFLKMVTTSICRYWKSLTQGAESPPYFVQLTMDVNMWPEDGIQPERIESRINKLLSIVHGERCKEDNPNMCHSASRVRIQSIEKSQESPKLALAVFEVVYASSSEQCMPTERYMSLTPAADVAKEIAKAQQSGLVEEMGFPYPINSVVGGGKREVDLYAYVFGTDLAVFFLVMMFYQSVIKNNSEFLDVYQLEDQFPKEFVFILMVIFFLIVLDRIIYLCSFPTGKVVYYICSIILFTYSVTVYAWNMDPLHRRAGGLALRAIYLMKAASLVLQAIQIRYGIPHQSTLYQQFLTSDVSRLNYLGFRVYRVVPFLYELRCVLDWSCTTTSLTMYDWLKLEDIYSSLYLVKCDAKLNRANHQQGQKQTKMTKFCGGICLFFVLICVIWAPMLMYSSGNPTNIANPIKEAAVQIDIKTAGGRLTVYQTTLCEKFPWETLDASVVINLDPLAYLASYNVKDIQLICCQSDASSMWLLPPTVQSRFSQSLVLDMNIVFSWVFTRERPKGKEVVKYDSLPKLPPSPAAVQKVLNGTTNSFNMSLVYPRFFRLTGSGDVRVLEQVDPSSYVNGTAVLNNGSVPWWSFHDTDARDKRSCGGLTGAMAIIVSEETPQGILGETLSKFSIWSLYITFVLAVGRFIRLQCSDLRMRIPYENLPSCDRLIAICEDIYAARAEGELEVEEVLYWTLVKIYRSPHMLLEYTKLE
- the LOC113336754 gene encoding piezo-type mechanosensitive ion channel homolog isoform X3, which encodes MNFIMSMRQSSFSEPLLPSRHTFFIRESRTGVRHTNVLLSGAVFRTFSINFFTYGFPVLLVALSFWSFNFTSICAFGLLAYIGYILYAFPSLFHLHRLNGLLLVFILLWAASTYVFNVAFTYLNKLGKDMEIWETVGFWHYPIPGFFLLAQFCLGFLVSMGNLVNNSVFLYLSDEERTPTLDDTVEEKEETKVLIVATVAWGLRKCSRAISLALILLLALKPGFIHAVYMVFFLMFLLRHTVSRKIRKSLILLCEIHFALLYILRLNIISNALERKGSLAKEILTQLGLLDVVTYWDYFQIAILLFFCAVHNHGSDLLFSFSSIVHYTPCPPVGFSILKAGLNRSVLLSVYASAAARQSQVNSSDERRIATYLTAIGQKFLSMYRSLGTYIAFLTILITVYLVTPNFISFGYFFFLLFWIIGRQLVEKTKRRLWYPLKLYAIVVLVFVYILSIFPRFQTWLSEWIDLYQDLGFNPKASLMKNVWESLAVVIVMQLYSYERRQSRYLAEDHGPLESGVLGFARRLLIWHCDKILYAAIFYASLSPISFFGFLYLLGLLICSLLPKASRVPSKLFLLYTGLLVITEYLYQMWGKQAEMFPGQKYAYLSIFLGFQSFSPGFWGREYGLRGKVLVIVACSLQYNVFRWLEKTPIALINRGKWEEPCQLFISTEDPIGRVFVSDDENKPQNISILPSEKGKSITRKNSLPNIGSSTSSQGLSSLTSEAGASSDTRKNRRFRFMWGSFNESHKWNKKRIFALRSERFEMQITTMKVYLKFWMENMFNLFGLEVNMITLLLASFAVLNAVSMLYIASLAACILLERRVIRKFWSVFVFCFASVLTVEYLVIWTKQTPWIQQFPGEEKINCHECWRLTNQYFDYCRNCWLGIIIDDYRMLVSYYVVFMLACLKLRADHLVSLSGSHTYCQMMSQRKNASVWRDLSFETKGMWTFIDYLRLYCYCHLLDIVLALILITGTLEYDILHLGYLGFALVFFRLRLEILKKKNSIFKFLRIYNFSLIILTLIYQSPFLGGFNEGKCGTMDYIYEMVGFYKYDYGFRITSRSALVEIVIFMLVGLQSYMFASKEFDHVCRYLEAEQIGAIVREQEKKAAWKTEQLQHIRESEEQKRQRNSQVEKMKSEMLNLQLQLHNMNTTTNHGSPTLEVEGVRRRKNSPIPNVDTYTNMSDKEGDSVVRILNSKTNAEVDPLLPLELHGSPKINQSPVDSPIHEILEMPEIVELNEKPAKNSFSDLARKEKESRQSKEHPLISAVQLIGDGVSQVQTLGNQAVSNLVTFLNISPEESDMNEQSSPDDDESQKTRFAHLDRAVSLHSDDGDRTMSEAVSRQIGRIFCYVWAKMRSNNDAVCYGCFILVFLWNFSLLSMVYLAALFLYALCVHTGPSYMFWVIMLIYTEIYILLQYLYQIIIQHCGVRITWSLLPGLGFPPAPITASFVISTLPLFLVYLFTLLQSSITAKDGELVSLTEYTIFKRRMFHAEEVLVNYSLKERAQRMISVVTSFLKMVTTSICRYWKSLTQGAESPPYFVQLTMDVNMWPEDGIQPERIESRINKLLSIVHGERCKEDNPNMCHSASRVRIQSIEKSQESPKLALAVFEVVYASSSEQCMPTERYMSLTPAADVAKEIAKAQQSGLVEEMGFPYPINSVVGGGKREVDLYAYVFGTDLAVFFLVMMFYQSVIKNNSEFLDVYQLEDQFPKEFVFILMVIFFLIVLDRIIYLCSFPTGKVVYYICSIILFTYSVTVYAWNMDPLHRRAGGLALRAIYLMKAASLVLQAIQIRYGIPHQSTLYQQFLTSDVSRLNYLGFRVYRVVPFLYELRCVLDWSCTTTSLTMYDWLKLEDIYSSLYLVKCDAKLNRANHQQGQKQTKMTKFCGGICLFFVLICVIWAPMLMYSSGNPTNIANPIKEAAVQIDIKTAGGRLTVYQTTLCEKFPWETLDASVVINLDPLAYLASYNVKDIQLICCQSDASSMWLLPPTVQSRFSQSLVLDMNIVFSWVFTRERPKGKEVVKYDSLPKLPPSPAAVQKVLNGTTNSFNMSLVYPRFFRLTGSGDVRVLEQVDPSSYVNGTAVLNNGSVPWWSFHDTDARDKRSCGGLTGAMAIIVSEETPQGILGETLSKFSIWSLYITFVLAVGRFIRLQCSDLRMRIPYENLPSCDRLIAICEDIYAARAEGELEVEEVLYWTLVKIYRSPHMLLEYTKLE